Proteins encoded together in one Epinephelus moara isolate mb chromosome 2, YSFRI_EMoa_1.0, whole genome shotgun sequence window:
- the tp53i13 gene encoding uncharacterized protein tp53i13 isoform X1, translating into MPSQTTSPPLTVTVLAALWVGLGRCGVSESPGPGCDNGKLSLDRDLPVDAAYWDCPGSTWPESAQRLPSIDTVYDPAPAKQVCMDKSISYNHTIPNSGAYRPVGAESGEYLYCPPQRWLNNLHHGATVLLYHPCAPRHERLLLSVLARSCLPGYIITSHPQLNEHVPIALVSWGHTLELSTLASSDVCGWLETTTSTSNTSGGVSQSRNYNLLLTWSAEQHQQQHAHPEKHSATMKESVRRCCERTISALLNGAMETESNIKKESLKYIKEEGKRRQIRAAIRETQENNKDEKNERQNAVTHQSNRTTLSRTEDVQNYNSTPGPSAGNKTLSDPPGPKEVPSQSNIQIINQGLTPRPTTSSRSNMSETTLKSEAIASQKSRLTLQTTAQQLSPKPPDPRNPNPSAGLDVLAHGVNTEHNDTARPDTLALSSKDEGTDSAKQRDKDSVKQSLKENVSQGKNFNKGTTADGTMKDNEVVDVKERELEHRQTHSHTHSHHKSEKTGFDWVSKSQSEPPPRPQQHQNPQPNSRDCGSCRAGEQCECNEDSDASATVVNKGFPRTPRTDEAVWAAAALGFLLILLTLSVLHTRLYRHWRTAPSLYWHDPQQDYDSVADVIRRRLRIANRRRKRGRRQECVLLPSSSSSDEYP; encoded by the exons ATGCCGAGCCAAACGACGTCCCCGCCGCTGACAGTGACTGTGCTGGCCGCGCTGTGGGTCGGTTTGGGTCGGTGCGGTGTCTCCGAGTCTCCGGGGCCCGGATGTGACAACGGAAAG CTGTCTTTGGATAGGGACCTGCCTGTGGACGCTGCGTATTGGGACTGTCCAGGGTCCACCtggccagagtctgcacag AGACTTCCCAGTATTGACACAGTGTATGATCCTGCG ccagccaaGCAGGTGTGCATGGACAAATCTATTTCCTACAACCACACAATTCCCAACAG tgGAGCTTACAGACCAGTAGGGGCAGAGAGTGGAGAGTACTTGTACTGTCCTCCTCAACGGTGGCTCAATAACCTGCAC CATGGAGCCACTGTTTTGCTCTACCATCCCTGTGCTCCTCGCCACGAGCGTCTGCTTCTGTCTGTCCTGGCCCGCTCCTGTCTGCCAGGCTACATCATTACGTCACATCCACAGCTCAATGAACATGTG CCAATAGCCTTGGTGTCATGGGGTCACACCCTGGAGCTGTCCACTCTGGCCTCCTCAGATGTCTGCGGTTGGCTGGAGACCACAACATCCACGAGTAATACGTCTGGTGGTGTGAGCCAGAGCAGGAACTACAACCTGCTGCTAACCTGGTCAGCcgagcagcaccagcagcaacACGCACACCCAGAGAAACACTCAGCAACGATGAAG GAGTCTGTGAGACGCTGCTGTGAGCGGACCATCTCTGCTCTGCTGAATGGAGCGATGGAGACAGAGTCCAACATAAAGAAGGAAAGCTTGAAATACATTAAAGAGGAAGGCAAAAGGAGGCAGATAAGAGCTGCCATTAGAGAAACACAGGAGAATAACAAGGATGAGAAAAACGAAAGACAAAATGCAGTAACACATCAGAGCAACAGAACCACCCTCAGCAGGACAGAGGATGTCCAGAACTACAACAGCACACCTGGACCATCAGCAGGAAACAAGACTCTCTCTGATCCTCCAGGTCCCAAGGAAGTTCCTTCCCAGTCTAATATCCAAATCATAAACCAGGGCCTAACACCCAGGCCCACAACTTCTTCGAGGTCAAATATGTCTGAGACGACACTAAAAAGTGAGGCTATTGCATCTCAGAAAAGCAGACTAACACTACAAACAACAGCACAGCAGCTCAGTCCTAAACCTCCTGACCCCAGAAACCCAAACCCCTCTGCTGGATTAGATGTTCTTGCACATGGTGTGAACACGGAGCATAACGATACTGCCAGACCTGATACCCTGGCCCTCAGTTCCAAAGATGAAGGTACAGACTCAGccaaacagagagacaaagactcTGTCAAACAAAGCCTCAAAGAGAACGTCTCTCAAGGGAAAAACTTTAATAAAGGCACCACAGCAGATGGCACGATGAAGGATAATGAAGTAGTAGATGTTAAAGAGAGAGAGCTGGAACATAggcaaacacacagtcacacacactctcaccacAAGAGTGAAAAGACTGGCTTTGATTGGGTTTCCAAATCCCAATCGGAACCTCCGCCTAGGCCACAACAACACCAGAACCCACAGCCCAACAGCCGCGACTGTGGAAGCTGCAGAGCGGGCGAACAATGTGAATGTAACGAGGACTCAGACGCCTCAGCCACTGTTGTGAATAAGGGGTTCCCAAGGACCCCAAGGACAGACGAGGCGGTGTGGGCAGCAGCGGCACTGGGCTTCCTGCTGATTCTCCTGACCTTGTCAGTGCTTCACACACGCCTGTACCGACACTGGAGGACCGCACCCAGTCTTTACTGGCACGACCCACAGCAGGACTACGACAGTGTGGCAG ATGTGATCCGCAGGAGGCTACGAATTGCAAACAGGAGGCGTAAAAGAGGCAGAAGACAGGAGTGTGTTCTTCtgcccagctcctccagctcaGATGAATATCCGTAA
- the tp53i13 gene encoding uncharacterized protein tp53i13 isoform X2: MILRGAYRPVGAESGEYLYCPPQRWLNNLHHGATVLLYHPCAPRHERLLLSVLARSCLPGYIITSHPQLNEHVPIALVSWGHTLELSTLASSDVCGWLETTTSTSNTSGGVSQSRNYNLLLTWSAEQHQQQHAHPEKHSATMKESVRRCCERTISALLNGAMETESNIKKESLKYIKEEGKRRQIRAAIRETQENNKDEKNERQNAVTHQSNRTTLSRTEDVQNYNSTPGPSAGNKTLSDPPGPKEVPSQSNIQIINQGLTPRPTTSSRSNMSETTLKSEAIASQKSRLTLQTTAQQLSPKPPDPRNPNPSAGLDVLAHGVNTEHNDTARPDTLALSSKDEGTDSAKQRDKDSVKQSLKENVSQGKNFNKGTTADGTMKDNEVVDVKERELEHRQTHSHTHSHHKSEKTGFDWVSKSQSEPPPRPQQHQNPQPNSRDCGSCRAGEQCECNEDSDASATVVNKGFPRTPRTDEAVWAAAALGFLLILLTLSVLHTRLYRHWRTAPSLYWHDPQQDYDSVADVIRRRLRIANRRRKRGRRQECVLLPSSSSSDEYP; encoded by the exons ATGATCCTGCG tgGAGCTTACAGACCAGTAGGGGCAGAGAGTGGAGAGTACTTGTACTGTCCTCCTCAACGGTGGCTCAATAACCTGCAC CATGGAGCCACTGTTTTGCTCTACCATCCCTGTGCTCCTCGCCACGAGCGTCTGCTTCTGTCTGTCCTGGCCCGCTCCTGTCTGCCAGGCTACATCATTACGTCACATCCACAGCTCAATGAACATGTG CCAATAGCCTTGGTGTCATGGGGTCACACCCTGGAGCTGTCCACTCTGGCCTCCTCAGATGTCTGCGGTTGGCTGGAGACCACAACATCCACGAGTAATACGTCTGGTGGTGTGAGCCAGAGCAGGAACTACAACCTGCTGCTAACCTGGTCAGCcgagcagcaccagcagcaacACGCACACCCAGAGAAACACTCAGCAACGATGAAG GAGTCTGTGAGACGCTGCTGTGAGCGGACCATCTCTGCTCTGCTGAATGGAGCGATGGAGACAGAGTCCAACATAAAGAAGGAAAGCTTGAAATACATTAAAGAGGAAGGCAAAAGGAGGCAGATAAGAGCTGCCATTAGAGAAACACAGGAGAATAACAAGGATGAGAAAAACGAAAGACAAAATGCAGTAACACATCAGAGCAACAGAACCACCCTCAGCAGGACAGAGGATGTCCAGAACTACAACAGCACACCTGGACCATCAGCAGGAAACAAGACTCTCTCTGATCCTCCAGGTCCCAAGGAAGTTCCTTCCCAGTCTAATATCCAAATCATAAACCAGGGCCTAACACCCAGGCCCACAACTTCTTCGAGGTCAAATATGTCTGAGACGACACTAAAAAGTGAGGCTATTGCATCTCAGAAAAGCAGACTAACACTACAAACAACAGCACAGCAGCTCAGTCCTAAACCTCCTGACCCCAGAAACCCAAACCCCTCTGCTGGATTAGATGTTCTTGCACATGGTGTGAACACGGAGCATAACGATACTGCCAGACCTGATACCCTGGCCCTCAGTTCCAAAGATGAAGGTACAGACTCAGccaaacagagagacaaagactcTGTCAAACAAAGCCTCAAAGAGAACGTCTCTCAAGGGAAAAACTTTAATAAAGGCACCACAGCAGATGGCACGATGAAGGATAATGAAGTAGTAGATGTTAAAGAGAGAGAGCTGGAACATAggcaaacacacagtcacacacactctcaccacAAGAGTGAAAAGACTGGCTTTGATTGGGTTTCCAAATCCCAATCGGAACCTCCGCCTAGGCCACAACAACACCAGAACCCACAGCCCAACAGCCGCGACTGTGGAAGCTGCAGAGCGGGCGAACAATGTGAATGTAACGAGGACTCAGACGCCTCAGCCACTGTTGTGAATAAGGGGTTCCCAAGGACCCCAAGGACAGACGAGGCGGTGTGGGCAGCAGCGGCACTGGGCTTCCTGCTGATTCTCCTGACCTTGTCAGTGCTTCACACACGCCTGTACCGACACTGGAGGACCGCACCCAGTCTTTACTGGCACGACCCACAGCAGGACTACGACAGTGTGGCAG ATGTGATCCGCAGGAGGCTACGAATTGCAAACAGGAGGCGTAAAAGAGGCAGAAGACAGGAGTGTGTTCTTCtgcccagctcctccagctcaGATGAATATCCGTAA